tattcttctcagcttgtaataGATGCGAGATCAAATTCGTATAAGTGGTGAAACCTTTTTTTCTGTAGAGATATTGTAACAATAGATCCTTTGGATCAGATGTGAGGAATGTCTTTTCCAGTAAATCTCCCTCTGTTacctcttcaccacatagtttcaatttagaaacTATTTTGATTAGAGCTGAGTTATATTCATCTACAGACTTAAAGTCCCGAAATCTGAGATTTATCCACTCATGCCTagcctttggtaataacactattgtgtatctggattttaactctgtccaaaggtctagaggattctcaatatttagatactgatctctgagatcctcagtgagatgttggtgaataattgttactgccccatatttttcattttcagttgcatactcgcctttgatgatacatctgtcaagtcctcttatcttcaggacaattgcagtgttcatggcccattttaaataattatctccagagagattaagGGCTAGATAATccaaattcgacatctgaaaatatagattttagagtcttattatttgacttataatCGGATTCATACAAtgcattttggtttctttcaaccttttatttatgcaatgtgatttggtttctttcaacctctaaATTATTCAATTCAATCCGATTTCTTTTAGTCAATATAGCAATGcaactttggtttctttcaacctttgatttttatgcaatgcaatccaATTTTCCATTCAATCTAGCAATCCGATTTTCTCATATGATCGGtcaaaaaattgtttcatgATGCAACCTTAGCAATCAATGTCTATATGATCAAGATgagctaaaaaaaattaaatcagatCAAATAAATGATTCTAGATGATTTAAATGTAATCGGATTCTAGAAAGAGAAAATATGGTTTAGGATTTCGAAAATATagagttttactttttttataaaaactttcgAAACCATTGATCTAAATAGTCATTAtatgactttaaaaaaaatcagatcaatcTAAACAATTTTAGCATTTTTCTAATCTTCCATTATTCTAAAACTAATTTGGAAATTTTCAGAAACCATAAAAAGTCAATTTTCACAAAACCGGAAATTtctagaaaaattaaaatttgcaaTTTAGCAATCTAGaaaatttctattaatttttctaTCAATCCCTAATGATTCAAGTCAATTTCGGCATTGATCAGGGAAATCATCTAGCAAATAgactaaaatttaacaattttaatcaaaaatcaCCTATTTGCAatctgatttcataaaaaaaaaattagggtttgtgTAATTCTCAATTCTAAGCAGttctaaaacatcaagaacaacttaaaaatatttaaactagaCAATCAGATCAAGAAATCAAGTCggaatcacaaaaaaaaaatagatgttttTGGATGAAGCCgatcatgtttatgttttaggggattgatcgatttctaggtttaaggattcgatttgatcattcagatcaaagaggttttgagattcagaaaccatTATGGTTTTGATtcttattgataaaaaaatctcatatcgaacttttggtttaagagcttcgatttactcatggaaggGTAGGGACCTATTAAACTTTTGCTAGGTTTTTATTTGGgtttttgcaaaattttaatggtcattcctttatcaatcaaccaCGTTCGATTATGTGTTCTTTTAGGGTTTCAACGTTTACCTTTAGAACTTCGAAGTGTagatttggaccaccgagagctggaacaagtcggatcgcgaactgcatgaccggaacGGATCAGAATTTGGTCGCGTCTTAGGTTGAGCAAAAACCTCTTGTAGCTTTAGaaacggtttgagagaacgagctgtttgaagtgccgccgtcaattagggtttttgaagTAGCTCGGGAttttagagtctcgtgctgataacgtgttgaaTAATGAATGGGAAAGCTTCCTTTGATCATCGACTAAACAGtcgtatatatacatgatacatATAGTTATCCTAACTATAAGATAAACACCAAACTAGAAATAGATAATGATGAAATAGAATATGTCGATCATATATATCGGTACATAATAGAAATCAATTTCTTGCAAATTATAAGATGCAGAAATTATTGAGAGGTAGATCCAgaacatgtatataaaaaatgtcACATATGTAAAACTGTCCATCGATATAGTCACATCGTGGAATCGGTTATTCATCAATATCACGTATATTGAAGATAGTTGAACATCATATTTAATAGTAAGTATAGATTATATGACAATGTGGGTGATAGTTTGACAAGACTTCAAAAAATGGACAAATTAACCAGATATGAAAATTAATTGAATAAAAACGACAATATTAGATGCCCCTACATGACCCCCATCAATTTTTAAGTTTAgtttaatataaacatataactTTAGTATATATTGAATAACTGGTCTTTTTTAAGAGACTGATCTCCATGTTTATTGTGAAATctctaataattttatacatatatgatTTTGATCCGGTTGATTTTTGGTTCACCTCCGTCATTGTGCCCCTAggtaaaaatacaaatataatgtCGAGAATAGCTCATTTTGTATCTGTTACTTATCAACTACTTCCCTGTGAACCAAAGAAACTAAGATGGAAGTCATCCACACTTAAATTATCCATAACAAGTTCTTTTACCCTAAGTAAGATATGAGATCATGATTAACTCTGGTTTATTAACTGAAATTTTTAACTTCGGGTAAAAAGATagttcttaatttttcttagattttagCTAAGAAAAGCTAAAAactatcttttaaataaaagatataagaaccgttttagttaaaaaaatataaaaaatgttaaatcatgAGTTAAAAATCTCGGCTAAAAGTAAGTAACAATTGCATTTTCGGAAAGcatttttatctatatattcgaataaaaattatatatcgtATTTTTGAGATAATATTAATCATGTTTGTCGTGATGCAATTCCTTTCATCGTCTGCTGGTCAAAACCCATGCATGTGAACCTCGGAGTAAAATGATCACACAACACACCTCGAAAAATTGTAAGGACCATTTCGTTGCTAGAATACAAACAAAACGAGCTTTAATGTGTTCGTCTCTATTACTGACATTGCTATTTTAAGATTCTTTACACACATTTGAATATATTAGGACCATCTCGTCGCGacaatacaaacaaacaaaattttaaatgagattGTCGTCTCTGTTTCACAACACAATTCTATAGTTCTATGCAAGATATTGCACACAATCAATTCAAAAATACATCAACTTTTCTTGTCAACACATGCCACACTCTTTAGGACGACCTTTGTGTAGAGTTTTTTGTATCTCTCATTTTGATCGCTTTTAAATTCTTATGTGCATATGTTTTCGGAATCTCAAAAATTGTAATAGAATTTTCAGCACTTATTTTTCCatgcatttttcaaaattttcattcTAACCATTTTGCCACATACTATAATCATCAGATATTTATGATATTGGAATTCCATAAGTATTGAGAACATATTTATGTTTAGTGGATAAATATTCaataagtttattaaaaatagtgaAACATGCAACAAGTTTATTACGAGTTTGGAGCCTCTATCAAATAAGTTTATTACGTTACATAGCCACAAATCTAGACGAGATGACCAGAAGCCTCTTCCAGCTCCGGCAAAGGATCAAGCCTCGCCGGGGAAACCGAAGGATCCTTCACAATCTGTCGAATCTCTGACTTTTCACCCCATAGACTATACTTTAAAAACGCAACCACGATCCCACCCACAAAACTCCTCATCTCACTCTTTTTGCGTTTCCCGTTCTTACACATACAACCCGCCATAAACCCGACAAAACCAGGCAAATTATCGTCCAACATATCCATATGTCCGTAATCCGCAGCCACAAAATGTCCCTTCGTAGGCTTACACTCATTATAAAACTCCACATGGTTCACTTCCGCTGGTGCGCATGGTGGCATCAGCATGTTACTCTTCGGTCCAAGACCCGTACCGATCACTGCAACCGGTATGTCCAGGTCGAAAGATTCCGGTTTGTAAGTTAAGATTTCCGGCTTGGTTCTCATGCATTTGCTGACTCCTGCAACTGGATCTATTCCTACAAGAGCTGAAAACTTGATGGATGGGTCTAGTGTTGTGGCATGGCCTAACGCAACCGCAAACGCGGTTTTACCACCGCGGCTATGGCCCACGAGTGCGGTGTACTTGCCATTAGCGTTTACCGGATTTGGGAGGTGAGCTTTGAGGTTTTTTGAGATCCAGTTTATCACTTTTCCAGCATCGTCCACTTCCACTTGCCCTCCTGGCGGCATAATCTTGCACAGCTGCAAGtcatacccaaaaaaaa
The Raphanus sativus cultivar WK10039 chromosome 1, ASM80110v3, whole genome shotgun sequence DNA segment above includes these coding regions:
- the LOC108840190 gene encoding chlorophyllase-1; translated protein: MAGKEESETFYSAATPLEFEKGSLPTTVIPADPSANDLTAPPKPVIITSPTVAGTYPVVLFFHGFYLRNYFYSDVITHVASHGYIVVAPQLCKIMPPGGQVEVDDAGKVINWISKNLKAHLPNPVNANGKYTALVGHSRGGKTAFAVALGHATTLDPSIKFSALVGIDPVAGVSKCMRTKPEILTYKPESFDLDIPVAVIGTGLGPKSNMLMPPCAPAEVNHVEFYNECKPTKGHFVAADYGHMDMLDDNLPGFVGFMAGCMCKNGKRKKSEMRSFVGGIVVAFLKYSLWGEKSEIRQIVKDPSVSPARLDPLPELEEASGHLV